The following are from one region of the Desulfobulbaceae bacterium genome:
- a CDS encoding restriction endonuclease subunit S produces MSELPLNWCEVHLCDIATTVSGVGFPLHYQGETSGALGFYKVGDISRAVLKHAGQLHIPQHFVSLRVAAELKGKPIPSGATVFAKIGEAIKLNRRAIVTDECLIDNNVMAVKAFTKESDRYLYMFLRTQDFTELSRATTVPSLRKGDIESLVVPLPPLNEQQRIADKLDAVLARVDACHERLDRVPAILKRFRQAVLSAATSGRLTEEWREVKKPQSIGTSRGAGLFDIPECWTWTLIDSIAEVKGGKRLPKGEKLVMENTGFPYIKAGQLKKGTVQKDIQEYLPPNIQKLIKRYIVNDGDVYITIVGACIGDVGVIPLEYDNANLTENAAKICNFKNVANDYLAFWLRSPVAQNHIDFLVKSGAQGKLALMRIKEIPVPLPTLEEQQEIVRRVEALFAYADRLEARYATARAQVEQLTPSLLAKAFRGELVPQDPNDEPASLLLERIQAFRAEQASKPKQRKTVRRPKVTTLSTETLRAIIESLPAPSFTFDELRSQVSADYETLKDLVFKLLTDPKSGIKQVFDVPTSEMRFQRVRT; encoded by the coding sequence ATGAGCGAATTGCCTCTGAACTGGTGTGAAGTGCATCTCTGTGACATTGCGACAACTGTAAGTGGTGTTGGTTTTCCTCTACACTACCAAGGTGAAACGTCTGGCGCTCTTGGGTTTTACAAAGTTGGGGACATATCTCGGGCCGTATTGAAGCACGCAGGGCAACTTCATATTCCGCAACACTTTGTATCTCTTCGGGTCGCAGCGGAATTGAAAGGAAAGCCGATTCCTTCAGGAGCCACAGTGTTTGCCAAGATCGGAGAGGCTATCAAGTTGAATCGTCGTGCCATTGTCACTGATGAATGCTTGATCGACAACAACGTCATGGCAGTCAAAGCGTTCACCAAAGAGTCGGACCGGTACCTGTATATGTTTTTGCGAACACAGGATTTTACTGAGCTGTCTCGCGCTACGACAGTTCCATCACTTCGAAAGGGAGACATTGAAAGCCTTGTTGTCCCCCTCCCTCCCCTCAACGAACAGCAGCGCATCGCCGACAAGCTCGATGCGGTCCTGGCGAGGGTGGACGCCTGCCACGAACGCCTCGACCGTGTGCCTGCCATCCTCAAACGCTTCCGCCAAGCCGTCCTCAGCGCCGCCACTTCCGGCAGGCTGACGGAGGAGTGGCGGGAGGTAAAAAAACCTCAATCGATAGGTACCAGCAGAGGAGCTGGGCTATTTGATATTCCTGAGTGTTGGACATGGACTCTGATTGACTCAATTGCAGAGGTGAAGGGGGGGAAACGTTTGCCCAAAGGAGAAAAACTCGTGATGGAAAACACAGGGTTCCCTTACATCAAAGCTGGGCAATTGAAAAAAGGGACTGTCCAAAAGGATATCCAAGAGTATTTGCCACCAAATATTCAAAAATTGATTAAGCGTTACATCGTCAATGATGGCGATGTGTATATAACGATTGTGGGGGCTTGTATCGGGGATGTTGGAGTTATTCCTCTCGAATACGACAATGCAAATCTCACGGAAAATGCCGCAAAAATATGCAATTTTAAGAACGTAGCAAATGACTATCTTGCCTTTTGGTTACGATCTCCTGTCGCGCAGAATCACATAGATTTTCTAGTGAAATCAGGCGCTCAGGGAAAGTTGGCGCTAATGAGAATTAAGGAAATACCAGTTCCTTTGCCAACCCTAGAGGAACAGCAAGAGATCGTCCGCCGCGTCGAAGCCCTCTTCGCCTACGCAGACCGCCTGGAAGCCCGCTACGCCACCGCCCGCGCCCAAGTCGAACAGCTCACCCCGTCCCTCCTTGCCAAGGCCTTTCGCGGCGAACTGGTGCCGCAGGATCCTAACGACGAACCGGCTAGCCTGCTGCTCGAACGTATCCAAGCATTTCGCGCGGAGCAGGCGTCTAAACCGAAACAACGAAAAACTGTGAGGAGACCCAAAGTGACGACACTCTCAACAGAGACACTCAGAGCAATCATTGAAAGTCTTCCGGCACCCAGTTTCACCTTTGATGAACTGCGGAGCCAGGTGTCTGCCGATTATGAGACGTTAAAAGACCTCGTCTTCAAATTGTTGACTGACCCGAAGTCAGGCATCAAGCAAGTCTTTGATGTGCCGACCAGTGAAATGCGATTCCAGCGAGTGCGGACATGA
- a CDS encoding DUF1016 domain-containing protein: MTTTPLDLVTIPGADALHSELRTLIAASRERLAGAVNAELTRLYWHVGDRLRREVLGGERAAYGSKVIDHLGSRLVAEFGRGFEAKNLHRMVKFAELFPDPEIVASLMRQLSWTHFLQLLPLKDPETRTFYARVSATEGWSVRELRRRIEQKTFERTAVASSQGAGINQALAHTETSGRLSPGLVFKDPYFLDFLGLNQGYDEADLESAILRQLEAFILELGRGFAFVERQKRMVIDGDDFYLDLLFFHRRLRRLVAVELKLGRFKAAHKGQMELYLKWLDRYERQPGEEAPIGLILCAEASREQVELLQMQQDGITVAEYWTELPPKEELERRLHQALIEARERLAARRMLMALDREGDVIGEGEG, encoded by the coding sequence ATGACCACCACCCCGCTTGATCTCGTTACCATCCCTGGTGCCGACGCCCTCCACAGCGAACTGCGCACCCTGATTGCCGCCAGCCGTGAGCGGTTGGCAGGTGCGGTCAATGCCGAACTCACCCGCCTGTACTGGCATGTGGGCGACCGTCTCCGCCGTGAGGTGCTGGGTGGCGAACGGGCCGCCTACGGCAGCAAGGTCATTGACCACTTGGGCTCCCGGCTGGTTGCCGAGTTTGGCCGAGGCTTCGAGGCCAAGAACCTGCACCGCATGGTCAAATTTGCCGAGCTCTTTCCTGACCCCGAAATTGTCGCATCGCTGATGCGACAATTGAGCTGGACCCATTTCTTGCAACTCCTGCCGCTCAAAGATCCCGAGACGCGGACGTTTTATGCAAGGGTCAGCGCCACCGAGGGCTGGAGTGTGCGTGAACTGCGCCGCCGCATCGAACAGAAGACCTTCGAACGCACCGCCGTGGCCAGCAGCCAGGGCGCTGGCATCAACCAGGCCCTGGCGCACACCGAAACCAGCGGCCGACTCAGCCCCGGCCTGGTCTTCAAGGACCCCTACTTTCTCGATTTTCTGGGTCTCAACCAGGGCTACGATGAGGCTGATCTGGAGTCCGCCATTCTGCGTCAGTTGGAGGCCTTCATCCTGGAGTTGGGGCGGGGCTTTGCCTTTGTCGAACGGCAGAAGCGCATGGTCATCGACGGCGACGACTTCTACCTCGATCTCCTCTTCTTCCACCGCCGCCTGCGCCGTCTGGTAGCGGTGGAACTCAAACTCGGCCGCTTCAAGGCCGCCCACAAGGGCCAGATGGAGCTCTACCTCAAGTGGTTGGATCGCTATGAGCGCCAGCCCGGCGAAGAGGCCCCCATCGGTCTTATCCTCTGTGCCGAGGCCAGCCGCGAGCAGGTGGAACTCCTGCAGATGCAGCAGGACGGTATCACCGTGGCCGAGTATTGGACCGAGTTGCCACCCAAGGAGGAGTTGGAGCGCCGCCTGCATCAGGCCTTGATCGAGGCGCGGGAGCGGCTGGCGGCCAGGAGGATGCTTATGGCGTTAGATCGTGAGGGTGATGTGATTGGGGAGGGGGAGGGATGA